The sequence ACCTGTTTTGCTTGTGATGGTAGAATGTATGGATCTTGTAAATATGGCGTTTGGTTGACATGAAGATTGACAAGGGTGAAACCATCTTCTTCCTTAACACCGTAGCCTCTGTTCGCCCAATTACACTTGAATAAAGGAACGCTGAACATGTGGTAATCGAGAAGAATGATCTCTGTTATCACTCCATAATATGTGACCATATCGGCTGTATGTCTTGTATCTCTTGCAGAAGATCTACACATGCTGAAAGCTTCGTAAGTGACTCCACTATTCTGAGTCTTTCGCTTAACGGATTGTATGTGAAATCGGTTCCCGTTAATGACAAAACCTTTATTGGTATGAGCAGTAAACCTTGGTCCAAAGGCCAACCACCTCAGCTTCGTAGAATGCTCCTTTGAGTTAGAAGGTATCTAACAAGGATGTAAAACTGTGTGAGCTATGTGAATAGAAAAGTGAACAGATAGTGAAGTTGTACAAACCTTATTCTTCACCCATTCAGCAAATTGTTGGGTGTGATGCTTCCATAACAAAGTTTCATTTGTTGCTAATCGAACATCATTATCTTGCAGTTCTTGTAAGTGCTTCCTGGTTCTCATAACAAAGTAGAGAGTTATCAGActgataaaaaaatctgaatttgaGAGGGACAGTAGAACTTACTCAACATAGGGATCCATAATAGCCATATTCATCAAAACATATCGATGTGCTATGTCTCTATCTTTCTCTGAAAGAATAAGCTCTGTTCCCTTTTGCAGTGGTCGACCTTCAAGAACCATTCCATCAGACTGAATATCTTCATTACGGTTAAGTACTTCTTCAACGGGTACAGAATTCTTTAGGAACTCTAAACAAAAGGCTATGCATTCTCCAGCTAAGTACCCCTCAGCCATACATGCTTCTGGCCTAGCAAAATTCTTTACATATGCCTTGAGTGTTTTCATGTATCTACAGCTCAAACAATATAGCAATAGTTACAAACCTCAGTTGATCGGAAAAACAGTTCAGGATATAAACAATTTACATTACGCgaacaaaatgaaaacaaacctcTCAAACGGATACATCCAACGAAAGTGCACAGGACCTCCCAAACGTGCCTCTCTTGCTAGGTGTAAAGGAAGGTGGAACATGATATCGAAGAGCGATGGAGGAAAGAACCGCTCGAGTTGGCACATTGTCTCCACAAACTCATTTTCCAAAGTTATCAGCTTCTCCGCGTCAATAGCACGCTGACACAATCTGTTGAAGTAGTTACATACTCGAGTTACTGCCACTCTTGGTCCTCTTGGAAGCAACCCTCGTAACGCAGCAGGTAACAGATTTTGGATTAGTACATGATGATCATGGGATTTAAGACTTCCAATCATAGGAGGGTTAATTGAAACAACATTTGCAATATTACCGCAGTAGCCGTCAGGGCCTCTAAACGCAGACAACCTTTGACAAAATATCTTTTTCTCTTCCTTACTGAGCCAATAAGTTGCTGGAGGCAAGTAGAATCTCTTTCCCCGTACCTGTGTGTGCAAGTTTTTCCGGATTCCAATATCTTCTAAGTCCTGTCTCGCTTTGAGGCCATCTTTTGACTTAGCACTCTGCATCAGCGTTGATAATAATGCATCAGACAAGTTCTTTTCCACGTGCATGACGTCGATGTTGTGACGCACCGGCAAATCCTA is a genomic window of Brassica napus cultivar Da-Ae chromosome A2, Da-Ae, whole genome shotgun sequence containing:
- the LOC106388261 gene encoding uncharacterized protein LOC106388261 isoform X3, with protein sequence MFRSARMAEDLRWHANNATEDGIMRHPVDSLSWAQVNNKWPEFASEARNLRLGLSTDGMNPFSIQNTKYSTWPVLLVNYNLPPTLCMKAENVMLTMLIPGPTAPSNNIDVYLEPLVEDLQELWSEGIQVYDSFLKEKFTLKAMLLWTISDYPALGSLAGCKVKGKQACNVCGKDTPNRWLKFSRKYVYLGNRKRLSPGHHYRRRKGWFDNTVEKGTANRIQTGAEIFATLKNFRNDFGRSLAKKKKRKRNVVSEDEVAEDEENDETSDQWRWKKRSIFFDLPYWKDLPVRHNIDVMHVEKNLSDALLSTLMQSAKSKDGLKARQDLEDIGIRKNLHTQVRGKRFYLPPATYWLSKEEKKIFCQRLSAFRGPDGYCGNIANVVSINPPMIGSLKSHDHHVLIQNLLPAALRGLLPRGPRVAVTRVCNYFNRLCQRAIDAEKLITLENEFVETMCQLERFFPPSLFDIMFHLPLHLAREARLGGPVHFRWMYPFERYMKTLKAYVKNFARPEACMAEGYLAGECIAFCLEFLKNSVPVEEVLNRNEDIQSDGMVLEGRPLQKGTELILSEKDRDIAHRYVLMNMAIMDPYVEKHLQELQDNDVRLATNETLLWKHHTQQFAEWVKNKIPSNSKEHSTKLRWLAFGPRFTAHTNKGFVINGNRFHIQSVKRKTQNSGVTYEAFSMCRSSARDTRHTADMVTYYGVITEIILLDYHMFSVPLFKCNWANRGYGVKEEDGFTLVNLHVNQTPYLQDPYILPSQAKQVFYSREDEESPWYVVMRAPPRGYHELETEEDVVGAPLLAQEFDDTEQLSDDESFCVRDDCDGIIVAD